In Buchnera aphidicola (Macrosiphum gaurae), the following proteins share a genomic window:
- the dnaC gene encoding DNA replication protein DnaC has protein sequence MTFYTEFFKRLQRLMPKNITPKFDNDAALLAWNQEQGRLSSESILRENKAMKMQRVLGRSGIRELYMNCSFDNYKIEHDGQKKVLKASKRYAEEFNENIASFIFSGKPGTGKNHLASAIGNYLILHGKSILLVTVADLMSNMKGTFSGTSNITEENLLHNLSSVDLLMIDEIGMQTESRYEKVIINQIVDRRSSSKRSTGMLSNLDHKGMKSLLGERVIDRMRLGNSLWLTFEWDSYRQYVNGNEY, from the coding sequence ATGACATTTTATACTGAATTCTTCAAACGTCTTCAACGTCTTATGCCTAAAAACATTACACCTAAATTTGATAATGATGCAGCGTTGTTAGCTTGGAACCAAGAACAAGGAAGATTATCTTCTGAATCTATACTACGCGAAAATAAAGCAATGAAAATGCAACGTGTTCTAGGTAGATCTGGTATTAGAGAACTATATATGAACTGCTCATTTGATAATTATAAAATTGAACATGATGGCCAAAAAAAAGTCTTGAAAGCTTCAAAACGATACGCAGAAGAATTCAACGAAAATATCGCTAGTTTTATTTTTTCGGGAAAACCTGGAACAGGAAAAAATCATTTAGCATCCGCTATAGGCAATTACCTAATATTACATGGAAAAAGTATTTTACTTGTAACAGTAGCAGACCTGATGTCTAATATGAAAGGAACATTTAGCGGTACTAGTAATATTACTGAGGAAAATTTATTGCATAATCTCAGTAGTGTTGATTTATTGATGATTGATGAAATTGGCATGCAAACTGAATCTCGTTATGAAAAAGTGATCATCAATCAAATAGTTGATAGAAGATCGTCATCTAAACGTTCTACGGGCATGTTATCTAATTTAGACCATAAAGGAATGAAAAGCTTACTAGGTGAAAGAGTCATAGATAGAATGCGTTTAGGAAACAGTTTATGGCTAACTTTTGAATGGGATAGTTACAGACAATAT